The window AACAGCAGTTAATCTTCCAGCCCTCCTTCTGAAATAATGTCGAATAGCATGCCCCAATCATGTTGGCGGCAGCCTTGCTAGATTTGTACGGGATAGAAGTATTGCTCTTATAGTACTTCCACGAGGGATTAAGAGTATTCCCCAGAGAACCCATCTCTGAAGTGATAAAGACAATTCGCGGTACCGAGCCCTGGTCAGCGGCTTTCTTCAAAAGGGGGATAGCTGCGTCTGTCATCTCCATAACGCCAAACACATTGACATCGAAAAGTGCAGACATTTTGGCTCTGAGGCTCGACAGATCTTCCACTGCATGCCTTCCAATGCCAGCATTGTTGATTAGCACGTCGAGCCTGCCATGCTCATGCTCAATTTGTGCCACACAAGCTGCGATTGAATCGTTTGAAGTGACGTCTACTTCGATGGGAGAAACTGAGCCGGTTAGGTTCTGCAGCTTCGATatagcttcttctcctcttgatAGAGTGCGACAGCCAAGGAGCACATGGTAGGTTGGCTGCTCCGCAACAAGCTTCTTGACAATCTCAAAACCGATGCCTTGGTTGCCGCCAGTGATGAGCACTATTTGTTTGTTCATGGAGTTGTCAGCCATTGTGAGCGACTCTTTCTTGGCTAGTAAATCTAataataaaggattttttctTCGTTTATGCGTTGCTAAATGAGCTTGATATCAGGAAGAGAGTATGTGGCGGTTCAAAATATGACAGCAAAATATAGCCAAAGCGAGCTACATTTTTCCCCATTCCAGCGCTTAATACCTACTCCATAGTCTCCACAATGATCCCCAAACTCCAAGCTTGCTCGCTCCTAGGATTTAGGAGAATACTATTGGTCAAAGATAGGGTCGCCGCAATGATTCTTCT is drawn from Trichoderma asperellum chromosome 4, complete sequence and contains these coding sequences:
- a CDS encoding uncharacterized protein (EggNog:ENOG41) encodes the protein MADNSMNKQIVLITGGNQGIGFEIVKKLVAEQPTYHVLLGCRTLSRGEEAISKLQNLTGSVSPIEVDVTSNDSIAACVAQIEHEHGRLDVLINNAGIGRHAVEDLSSLRAKMSALFDVNVFGVMEMTDAAIPLLKKAADQGSVPRIVFITSEMGSLGNTLNPSWKYYKSNTSIPYKSSKAAANMIGACYSTLFQKEGWKINCCCPGFRKTAFNHHMPNAMDVEEGAVRAVELATLDKNGPTGTFSNIDGTEPW